In Parabacteroides sp. FAFU027, the following proteins share a genomic window:
- a CDS encoding MATE family efflux transporter, which produces MDNFEDKAKAFETESISRLLYKYSLPAIVGIMVNAIYNIVDRIFIGQGVGSLAISGLAITFPIVILQAAFGMLIGIGGSTRISIALGQKDKEKAERILGTSIILSVFFSLLFICSAFYWLDDILRWFGGTEKTIPFAREYMQILIPGSIFSTLTYSFNNMMRASGYPTKAMVVMLISAVLNAILAALFIFVFHWGIKGAAIATVIAMFTTSVVVMHHYCSKSSYIRFHRKNIRLDMDIAKHIISIGLSPFLMNVASCMVNVILNNALLKHGGELAIGANGVINSLAVLVVMGVIGFCQGMQPIIGYNFGAGNRQRMKQTLSLTIRVASLVTLCGFAMAMLIPKQIAMAFTTDPKLIELSVLGLRTTLLLMPIIGFQIVTSSFFQSIGLVKVSIFLSLSRQVLFLIPMILILPNFYGLKGVWMATPFADFISATLTLCILYYNRKLFAPQAA; this is translated from the coding sequence ATGGATAATTTCGAAGATAAGGCGAAAGCTTTCGAAACAGAAAGCATAAGTCGCCTGCTTTATAAATATTCTTTGCCGGCTATTGTCGGTATCATGGTGAATGCGATCTACAATATTGTGGATCGCATTTTCATCGGTCAGGGGGTGGGCTCTTTAGCCATCTCGGGACTGGCCATTACCTTCCCGATTGTAATATTGCAGGCAGCCTTTGGTATGTTGATTGGTATCGGAGGTTCTACCCGTATCTCTATCGCTTTGGGACAAAAAGACAAGGAAAAAGCAGAACGCATCCTGGGAACCAGCATTATCCTGTCGGTCTTTTTCTCCCTGCTTTTCATCTGTTCGGCATTCTACTGGCTTGATGATATTCTCCGTTGGTTCGGCGGAACGGAAAAGACGATCCCATTTGCCCGGGAGTATATGCAAATCCTGATTCCGGGAAGCATATTTTCCACCCTTACCTACAGTTTCAACAATATGATGCGGGCGTCGGGCTATCCGACCAAGGCGATGGTGGTCATGCTGATCAGTGCCGTCCTCAATGCGATTCTGGCCGCATTGTTTATCTTCGTTTTCCACTGGGGGATCAAAGGGGCAGCAATTGCTACGGTGATTGCCATGTTTACCACATCGGTAGTCGTAATGCACCACTACTGTAGCAAAAGCAGTTACATCCGTTTTCATCGGAAGAATATCCGGTTGGATATGGATATTGCCAAACATATCATCTCCATCGGGCTTTCTCCCTTTCTGATGAATGTAGCTTCCTGTATGGTCAATGTGATCCTAAACAATGCGCTTTTGAAGCATGGTGGAGAGCTGGCGATTGGCGCCAATGGGGTAATCAATAGTCTGGCGGTTCTGGTGGTAATGGGAGTGATTGGTTTTTGCCAGGGAATGCAGCCCATTATCGGGTACAACTTCGGCGCAGGAAACCGACAACGGATGAAACAGACGCTCTCGCTGACCATTCGTGTTGCTTCATTGGTGACTTTGTGCGGATTTGCGATGGCGATGCTTATCCCTAAGCAAATTGCGATGGCCTTTACGACTGACCCGAAGCTGATTGAGCTTTCGGTACTTGGCTTACGAACCACATTGCTTCTCATGCCGATTATTGGCTTTCAGATTGTGACTTCGAGCTTCTTTCAGTCAATCGGACTGGTGAAGGTTTCTATTTTTCTCAGCCTTTCCCGTCAGGTATTGTTCCTGATTCCGATGATTCTTATTCTTCCCAACTTCTATGGATTAAAAGGAGTGTGGATGGCGACTCCGTTTGCCGACTTTATCTCGGCTACACTAACCCTTTGTATCCTTTATTACAACCGTAAGTTGTTTGCTCCTCAAGCGGCTTAA
- a CDS encoding 3-phosphoshikimate 1-carboxyvinyltransferase, whose amino-acid sequence MRYQINAPQKVTGEIKLPASKSISNRVLIINALSYSDHAVSNVADCDDTNVMLKALESDDCNFDIGAAGTSMRFLTAFLSKIVGEWTITGTERMKNRPIRILVDALNKLGAKIEYMEKDGYPPLRIYGSALQGGDLSLDGSVSSQYISALLMVAPTMENGLNLTLEGNVISKPYINLTLRLLEEFGIKSSWVGNTIKIKPQEFIPKPFTVESDWSAASYWYQIAALSKDFDIELLGLYKNSYQGDSKLTEVFNKLGIVTKYTDKGVRLLKGEVVTKKLVNNFVDQPDLAQTFVVTCCLMGIPFYFSGLQTLKIKETDRILALKNEMKKLGYLITDKNDSILEWNGERCEPEAEPVIATYEDHRMAMAFAPAALKMEHITIAEPQVVSKSYPQYWEHLVSVGFGIE is encoded by the coding sequence ATGAGATACCAGATTAATGCTCCGCAGAAAGTAACCGGAGAAATCAAACTACCCGCTTCGAAAAGTATCAGCAACCGCGTGTTGATTATCAACGCCCTGAGCTACAGTGACCATGCCGTGAGTAACGTGGCGGATTGCGACGATACCAACGTAATGCTCAAAGCCCTGGAGTCGGACGACTGCAACTTCGATATTGGTGCAGCCGGTACTTCGATGCGCTTTTTGACTGCTTTCCTCTCTAAAATCGTTGGCGAGTGGACCATTACCGGTACCGAGCGGATGAAAAACCGTCCCATCCGTATCCTGGTGGATGCGTTGAACAAGCTGGGCGCTAAAATCGAATACATGGAGAAGGATGGTTATCCCCCGTTGCGCATCTATGGTAGCGCATTGCAGGGCGGTGACCTGTCGCTCGACGGCAGCGTGAGCTCGCAATACATCTCGGCGCTCCTGATGGTGGCACCGACGATGGAAAACGGACTGAACCTGACCCTGGAAGGTAACGTTATCTCCAAACCTTATATCAACCTGACTCTTCGTCTGCTCGAAGAGTTCGGAATCAAATCAAGCTGGGTGGGCAACACCATCAAGATCAAGCCGCAGGAATTTATCCCGAAACCCTTTACCGTTGAATCGGACTGGTCGGCGGCTTCTTACTGGTATCAAATCGCCGCACTGAGCAAAGATTTCGATATCGAACTGCTGGGCCTTTACAAAAACAGCTACCAGGGAGACTCTAAGCTGACCGAGGTATTCAACAAGCTTGGCATCGTAACCAAATACACCGACAAAGGGGTTCGCTTGCTCAAAGGTGAGGTTGTGACTAAAAAACTGGTGAACAACTTCGTGGATCAACCGGATTTGGCACAAACCTTTGTCGTTACCTGCTGCCTGATGGGAATTCCTTTCTACTTTAGCGGCCTTCAGACACTCAAAATCAAGGAAACGGACCGTATCCTCGCTCTCAAAAACGAGATGAAAAAACTCGGTTACCTCATTACCGATAAAAACGACTCCATCCTCGAATGGAACGGCGAACGTTGCGAACCGGAAGCGGAACCGGTGATTGCTACTTACGAAGACCACCGCATGGCAATGGCTTTTGCCCCTGCTGCCCTGAAGATGGAGCACATCACCATAGCCGAACCGCAGGTGGTGTCGAAATCTTACCCGCAATACTGGGAACATTTGGTCTCAGTGGGATTCGGGATCGAATAA
- a CDS encoding DUF3592 domain-containing protein, with amino-acid sequence MSWSIVFIVILTVGVLLAIYSAILIYKSVITYNWSLTEGKIVFSQIETTTSSSSFGAIDGYNASIRYTYIINEVEYISRRIYYGDKISLGFPFIANSLLNEFTIDKKVDVFYNPQNPYCSVLKKGLHFEVFFALLFGICFALIGASLLLGLI; translated from the coding sequence ATGTCTTGGAGTATTGTTTTTATTGTGATTTTAACTGTTGGGGTATTGCTAGCTATTTATTCGGCAATACTTATTTATAAATCGGTAATAACATATAATTGGAGTTTAACTGAAGGGAAAATTGTTTTTTCTCAGATAGAGACAACTACATCATCTTCTTCTTTCGGAGCAATTGATGGTTATAATGCATCTATTCGATATACCTATATCATTAATGAAGTAGAGTATATTTCACGAAGAATTTATTATGGAGATAAGATCTCATTGGGGTTCCCTTTTATTGCAAATTCATTATTAAATGAATTTACTATTGATAAGAAAGTGGATGTTTTTTATAATCCTCAAAACCCATATTGTTCTGTCTTAAAGAAAGGTCTCCATTTTGAGGTTTTTTTTGCGTTATTATTTGGTATATGTTTTGCGTTAATAGGAGCGTCTCTTTTATTGGGCCTTATATGA
- a CDS encoding tetratricopeptide repeat protein, with the protein MRKTLKLSMFLIALVAAFSSCSKQMGPLSSDLFKCTPNPLEAKAGKVEATIEGTIPAKYFNKKAEVTVTPVMVFEGKEVASAPVYLQGEKVKANNQVINYKEGGKVVVPASFTYEEGMRSSELYLTFKVKVGSKEYSIPRVKVADGVNSTSEIATAAAATPAIAPDKFQRIIKDAYKANIMFLIQQANLRASELKSKSVTDLQKNIKSTSVAANQKLTGVEVSSYASPDGGMKLNTTLAEKREKNTLDYLKKELKKSKVNTTLDSKFTAEDWDGFKELMEKSNIQDKELVLRVLSTYQDPEEREKQIKNISAAFSTIADEILPQLRRSRLTASYEIIGKSDEEIAKLAKENPKALNVEELLYAATIPGADKAAIYKSATEIYPSDFRGFNNLGVVNYQQGKIAEATSLFNKAKAVSASAPEVSMNLGLVALNNKETANAEQLFGKAAGASTLSEALGTLYLRKGEYAKAVSAFGDTKSNNAAVAQILVKDYNKAKSTLSAVATPDATTSYLMAIVGARTNNESMVLSNLKDAVSKNSAMAKKAATDIEFAKFTKNADFLKLLK; encoded by the coding sequence ATGAGAAAAACATTGAAGCTGTCAATGTTCCTGATCGCTCTGGTAGCTGCATTTTCATCATGTAGCAAACAGATGGGACCATTGTCGTCAGATCTTTTCAAATGTACTCCTAACCCGCTTGAGGCTAAAGCCGGCAAAGTGGAAGCTACTATCGAAGGAACTATTCCTGCTAAGTATTTCAACAAAAAAGCAGAAGTTACCGTTACTCCGGTGATGGTATTCGAAGGCAAAGAAGTGGCATCTGCACCTGTTTACCTTCAGGGTGAGAAAGTAAAAGCAAACAACCAGGTTATCAACTACAAAGAAGGTGGTAAAGTGGTGGTTCCTGCAAGCTTTACTTACGAAGAAGGTATGAGAAGCTCTGAGCTTTACCTGACTTTCAAAGTGAAAGTGGGCAGCAAAGAGTATTCTATTCCCCGCGTAAAAGTGGCTGATGGTGTTAACTCTACTTCTGAAATTGCTACTGCTGCCGCTGCTACACCGGCTATCGCTCCGGACAAATTCCAGCGCATCATCAAAGACGCTTACAAAGCGAACATCATGTTCCTTATCCAGCAAGCTAATCTTCGTGCAAGCGAGTTGAAATCAAAATCAGTTACAGATCTTCAGAAAAACATCAAATCAACTTCTGTTGCTGCTAACCAAAAGCTGACCGGTGTGGAAGTTTCTTCTTACGCTTCTCCTGATGGTGGCATGAAACTGAATACTACTTTAGCTGAAAAACGTGAGAAAAACACGTTGGATTACCTGAAAAAAGAGTTGAAAAAATCGAAAGTAAATACGACTCTTGATTCTAAATTCACTGCTGAAGACTGGGACGGATTCAAAGAGTTGATGGAAAAATCAAACATCCAGGACAAAGAGTTGGTACTTCGCGTACTTTCTACTTACCAGGATCCGGAAGAAAGAGAAAAACAAATCAAAAATATCTCTGCAGCATTCTCTACTATTGCTGACGAAATCCTGCCTCAGTTGCGTCGTTCTCGTTTGACTGCAAGCTATGAAATCATCGGCAAATCAGACGAAGAGATCGCTAAACTGGCTAAAGAAAATCCTAAAGCGTTGAATGTTGAAGAACTGCTTTACGCAGCTACTATCCCTGGTGCTGACAAAGCGGCTATCTACAAAAGCGCAACTGAAATCTATCCTTCAGATTTCCGTGGATTCAACAACTTAGGTGTGGTTAACTACCAGCAAGGTAAAATCGCAGAAGCAACTTCTTTGTTCAACAAAGCAAAAGCAGTATCTGCTTCAGCTCCTGAAGTTTCTATGAACCTTGGTTTGGTTGCTTTGAACAACAAAGAGACTGCTAACGCTGAGCAACTGTTCGGTAAAGCTGCAGGTGCAAGCACTTTGAGCGAAGCTTTGGGTACTCTTTACCTGAGAAAAGGTGAATATGCTAAAGCAGTAAGCGCATTCGGCGATACAAAAAGCAACAATGCAGCTGTAGCTCAAATCCTCGTGAAAGACTACAACAAAGCGAAATCTACTTTGTCTGCCGTTGCTACTCCAGACGCTACTACAAGCTATCTGATGGCTATCGTAGGCGCTCGCACCAACAACGAAAGCATGGTATTGAGCAACCTGAAAGATGCAGTAAGCAAAAACAGCGCTATGGCTAAAAAAGCTGCTACTGACATCGAGTTTGCTAAGTTTACTAAAAACGCTGACTTTCTGAAACTGTTGAAATAA
- a CDS encoding GyrI-like domain-containing protein has protein sequence MINEVARKRISQMIDYIESHLDRKMSLDHFADVAMFSKYYLFRLFKLETGETILRFVKRLKMERAYRRILMDRSVNIEDVSMELGYSSCSNFSRDFRLFFGMSPSEVRVDSGLSVRGALSGEEKFPVAFKGIEVYPDRYVAYLKVTKGYQPDAIIASFMDLFDLAFRENFKVSQAVGLPCNDPDRTPAGKCIYDTCLVIDKPQGRLADYPCNFKTVKGGCYAVFRFEGNKYQFPLAWNYIYGKWLVENDYQLDDAPRLEVFDHLDGEVSEVLKACLCLPVKPQNQKRVRE, from the coding sequence ATGATAAACGAAGTTGCAAGAAAACGCATAAGCCAGATGATTGATTACATAGAGTCTCACCTGGATAGAAAGATGAGCCTTGATCATTTTGCTGATGTGGCCATGTTCTCAAAGTATTATCTGTTTCGTCTGTTTAAATTGGAAACGGGAGAAACGATTTTGAGATTTGTAAAGCGTCTGAAGATGGAACGCGCCTATCGGAGAATTCTGATGGATCGTTCGGTAAATATAGAGGATGTTTCCATGGAGTTGGGATATAGTTCCTGTTCTAATTTTTCAAGAGACTTTCGTCTTTTCTTCGGGATGTCCCCCTCTGAGGTTCGGGTAGATTCCGGGTTGTCGGTCAGAGGTGCATTGTCAGGGGAGGAGAAGTTTCCGGTAGCCTTTAAAGGAATAGAAGTGTATCCCGATCGGTATGTCGCATATCTGAAAGTCACAAAAGGATATCAGCCCGATGCTATTATTGCCAGTTTTATGGACCTGTTTGACCTGGCCTTTCGGGAAAACTTCAAGGTAAGTCAGGCGGTTGGACTTCCTTGTAATGATCCGGACCGTACTCCTGCCGGAAAGTGTATCTATGATACCTGTCTGGTGATTGATAAGCCGCAGGGGCGGTTAGCTGATTATCCCTGTAACTTCAAAACGGTGAAAGGTGGATGCTATGCCGTATTCCGGTTTGAGGGGAATAAATATCAGTTTCCGTTGGCCTGGAATTATATTTATGGGAAATGGCTGGTGGAGAATGATTATCAACTGGACGATGCCCCTCGCCTCGAAGTTTTCGATCATCTTGATGGAGAGGTGTCCGAAGTGTTGAAAGCCTGCCTCTGTCTGCCCGTAAAACCTCAGAATCAGAAGAGGGTGCGGGAATAA
- a CDS encoding C-GCAxxG-C-C family protein produces MSISIDITERRQRAIENFRAGYNCAQAVFLAYSDIYHVEEKLAKQLAAPFGGGMGRMREVCGALSGAFMLVGLKYPADDPENKEAKMENYAAVQRVATPFREKHGTIICRELLDAKRAKPEADLADPFGEYLAKNPCARFVADTAEIIGRELVGE; encoded by the coding sequence ATGTCTATATCTATTGATATTACCGAACGCCGCCAACGCGCCATCGAGAACTTCCGGGCGGGGTATAATTGTGCCCAGGCGGTCTTTCTCGCCTATTCCGACATATATCATGTAGAGGAAAAACTGGCAAAACAACTTGCAGCTCCTTTCGGAGGTGGCATGGGGCGGATGCGTGAAGTATGCGGAGCGCTTAGCGGCGCATTTATGCTGGTGGGACTGAAATACCCGGCTGATGATCCCGAAAACAAAGAAGCCAAGATGGAAAATTATGCTGCGGTGCAACGAGTAGCAACTCCTTTCCGCGAAAAGCATGGCACTATCATCTGCCGCGAACTGCTCGATGCCAAACGAGCCAAACCGGAAGCCGATCTCGCAGATCCTTTTGGGGAATACCTGGCTAAAAATCCATGTGCCCGTTTTGTGGCCGACACGGCGGAGATTATCGGGAGAGAACTGGTAGGAGAATAA
- a CDS encoding LacI family DNA-binding transcriptional regulator — protein sequence MTHKRISLKDIAKELGLSISTVSRALNGHPEISEAVVQRVKALAEAWNYSPNPFAMGLLRSNTKILGVIVPDIVTHFYSSIISGIEHVARENGYYILISTSHESVEKEREVVENLLKTRVEGIIACLSQETITFDHFLKPADYDTPVVFFDRVCLPEKFSTVTANNRQSAYTLTDHFIQHNSQRIAYLGGPAHLSISRERKNGYLGALAKNRLPVDKQLILEDKMSFEAGVEWVNRLLDLPQPPDAFFCMNDMLSFAAIREIKRRGLRIPQDIVIGGFSDEFHSTFIEPSLTAISHPTFEMGCRACELLFARLRGDKSVHQVTVDCSLEVRDSSLR from the coding sequence ATGACCCACAAACGTATTTCGCTGAAAGACATCGCTAAAGAGCTGGGCCTCTCCATCTCTACGGTATCGCGGGCGCTCAACGGGCATCCCGAGATCAGCGAAGCCGTGGTGCAGCGGGTTAAGGCGTTGGCGGAGGCATGGAATTACTCGCCCAATCCATTCGCGATGGGATTGCTGCGCTCCAATACCAAAATACTGGGGGTGATTGTGCCGGATATCGTTACCCATTTCTATTCCTCCATCATCAGCGGGATAGAACATGTGGCGAGAGAGAATGGATATTACATCCTGATATCAACATCGCACGAGAGTGTTGAAAAAGAACGGGAGGTTGTTGAAAACTTGTTGAAAACCCGTGTTGAAGGAATCATTGCCTGCCTGTCGCAGGAGACCATTACCTTTGACCACTTCCTGAAACCGGCTGATTATGATACACCTGTGGTTTTCTTTGACCGCGTTTGCCTGCCGGAGAAGTTTTCAACAGTAACGGCTAACAACCGACAGTCGGCCTACACCCTTACCGACCATTTTATCCAACACAACAGTCAGCGCATTGCCTACCTGGGCGGACCGGCTCACCTCAGCATCAGCCGTGAGCGCAAGAACGGTTACCTCGGTGCATTGGCCAAAAACAGACTGCCGGTAGATAAGCAACTGATCCTCGAAGATAAGATGTCCTTTGAGGCGGGAGTGGAGTGGGTGAACCGTTTGCTTGACCTGCCCCAGCCGCCCGATGCCTTTTTCTGCATGAACGATATGCTCTCCTTTGCCGCCATCCGGGAGATTAAGCGCCGGGGGCTTCGCATCCCGCAGGATATCGTGATCGGGGGCTTCTCCGATGAGTTTCACTCTACCTTTATCGAACCGTCGCTGACGGCTATTTCACACCCCACCTTCGAGATGGGATGCCGGGCCTGCGAACTGCTGTTTGCCCGACTCCGCGGGGATAAATCGGTGCATCAGGTGACAGTGGATTGTTCCCTCGAGGTGCGCGACTCTTCCCTTCGCTAA
- a CDS encoding porin family protein has protein sequence MKKTILLILLSMLSGYSFAQRFGVKAGMNLSSFYGDDSKGAKSIPGYHIGGVVEFPVNYDFSIQTELLLSQKGAKYAGILSAYGDIPDINDGIRDYDYSDKPLYIEVPINAVFNFDSWTGRIVIAVGPYFAIGVGGKRTYESTLNGKKTTKSFNLYSKDMMNYYPWYNYKQVDYGIGANVGYEFASKVFANIGTSIGLSNINNADVAMNPNPDLKNLVLTLSVGYKFRQP, from the coding sequence ATGAAAAAGACGATTTTACTTATCCTGCTTTCCATGTTATCCGGTTATTCTTTCGCCCAGCGCTTCGGGGTAAAAGCAGGCATGAATCTCTCTTCCTTTTACGGGGATGACAGCAAAGGAGCTAAATCAATCCCAGGCTATCACATTGGCGGAGTGGTGGAATTTCCGGTAAACTATGACTTCTCTATTCAAACGGAGTTGTTGTTATCTCAGAAAGGAGCCAAATACGCAGGAATCCTTTCCGCGTATGGAGATATCCCCGATATCAACGACGGAATCAGGGATTATGATTATTCTGACAAACCTCTTTACATTGAAGTCCCAATCAACGCTGTTTTTAATTTTGACTCCTGGACAGGCAGAATTGTTATCGCAGTCGGGCCGTATTTTGCCATTGGCGTTGGAGGTAAGAGAACATACGAATCAACCTTAAACGGCAAGAAAACAACTAAATCCTTCAATCTATACTCCAAGGATATGATGAACTATTATCCCTGGTACAACTATAAACAGGTGGATTATGGAATCGGAGCCAATGTTGGGTATGAGTTTGCCAGTAAAGTATTTGCAAATATTGGGACATCCATCGGTTTATCCAACATAAACAATGCAGATGTGGCTATGAATCCCAATCCGGATCTGAAAAATCTTGTACTGACACTTTCTGTCGGATATAAATTCAGGCAACCCTAA
- a CDS encoding 4-hydroxy-3-methylbut-2-en-1-yl diphosphate synthase has protein sequence MNLFNYTRRKSSEVKIGNITLGGDNPILIQSMANTSTNDIDGSVEQAIRIINKGADYLRFTTQGLREVDSLKEIHAKLREKGYTTPLVADVHFNASVALAVASVVEKVRINPGNFVDVARTFKKLEFTDEEYAQEVEKIREKLVPFLDICKANNTAVRLGVNHGSLSDRIMSRYGDTPEGMVESCMEFLRICIGENFHNLAISIKASNTVVMVRTVRLMVARMEEEGMAFPLHLGVTEAGNAEDGRVKSALGIGALLADGYGDTIRVSLSEAPENEIPVARKLVDYIAERNGHVAIDGTVAPDFNYFAPARRKSIGVKGIGGSNTPVVIGLGDSEIAPFPDFLITSNGVADRNGSAFPFIQVLDMEGVENVGPSVMCLTYPELNVDVIEILRNNPAVVILLMTSHKNGVGEQRAFFHKLMINEVANAVIINRDYQENDVEDLMLKAAADFGPLLQDGFGDGILITNNGTVSDQQVNNLMFGILQAARLRMSKTEFISCPGCGRTLFDLESTIAKVKDATSHLKNLKIGIMGCIVNGPGEMADADYGYVGAGRGKISLYKQKECVEKNIPEEEAVEKLIALIKQHGDWKEKV, from the coding sequence ATGAATTTATTCAATTATACCCGCCGCAAAAGTTCCGAAGTGAAAATCGGAAACATAACGTTGGGAGGAGACAATCCTATCCTGATACAATCCATGGCCAATACCTCTACCAACGATATCGACGGTAGTGTGGAGCAGGCTATTCGCATCATCAATAAAGGGGCAGACTACCTGCGTTTTACTACTCAGGGACTGCGTGAGGTGGATAGCCTCAAAGAGATACATGCTAAACTGCGTGAGAAAGGTTACACCACTCCGTTGGTTGCCGATGTTCACTTCAATGCAAGCGTGGCGCTGGCTGTTGCTTCCGTCGTGGAAAAGGTGCGCATCAATCCCGGAAACTTTGTGGATGTTGCCCGTACCTTCAAGAAGCTTGAATTTACCGATGAGGAATATGCGCAGGAGGTGGAGAAAATCCGTGAGAAGCTGGTTCCTTTTCTGGATATTTGTAAGGCAAATAATACTGCTGTTCGTCTGGGTGTAAATCACGGCTCCTTGTCTGACCGCATCATGAGCCGTTACGGCGATACACCGGAAGGCATGGTGGAGTCGTGTATGGAGTTTCTCCGTATTTGCATCGGCGAGAATTTCCACAATCTGGCTATTTCCATCAAAGCCTCCAATACAGTCGTGATGGTACGTACCGTCCGCCTGATGGTGGCCCGCATGGAAGAGGAGGGGATGGCTTTCCCGTTGCATTTGGGTGTTACCGAAGCCGGAAATGCAGAAGATGGCCGCGTCAAGTCCGCTTTGGGAATCGGCGCCTTGCTGGCTGACGGTTATGGTGATACCATTCGTGTTTCCTTGAGCGAAGCGCCTGAAAACGAAATCCCGGTTGCCCGTAAACTGGTCGATTATATTGCTGAACGCAATGGCCATGTGGCCATTGATGGTACGGTAGCTCCTGACTTCAACTATTTTGCACCTGCCCGTCGCAAGTCTATTGGTGTAAAAGGCATCGGTGGTTCGAATACCCCGGTGGTAATTGGCTTGGGAGACTCGGAGATTGCTCCTTTTCCCGACTTTCTGATTACGTCAAATGGCGTTGCTGACCGTAACGGTTCTGCTTTTCCTTTTATTCAGGTATTGGATATGGAAGGTGTAGAAAATGTAGGTCCGTCAGTAATGTGTCTGACTTATCCTGAGCTCAATGTCGATGTGATTGAGATTCTGAGAAATAATCCGGCAGTTGTGATATTATTGATGACCAGTCACAAGAATGGCGTGGGTGAGCAACGTGCCTTTTTCCATAAATTAATGATAAACGAGGTGGCGAATGCAGTCATCATAAACCGGGATTATCAGGAAAATGATGTCGAAGACCTGATGCTGAAAGCTGCCGCTGATTTCGGTCCGTTGTTGCAGGATGGATTTGGTGACGGAATCCTGATTACGAACAACGGTACTGTATCTGACCAGCAAGTCAACAACCTGATGTTCGGTATTCTTCAGGCTGCCCGCCTGCGTATGAGTAAAACGGAGTTTATCTCCTGTCCGGGTTGTGGCCGTACGTTGTTTGATCTCGAATCCACCATCGCAAAGGTCAAAGATGCTACCTCTCACCTCAAAAACCTCAAAATCGGTATCATGGGCTGTATCGTAAATGGTCCCGGAGAGATGGCCGATGCTGATTATGGTTACGTAGGAGCAGGCCGAGGGAAAATCAGCCTTTACAAACAAAAAGAGTGTGTCGAAAAAAATATTCCGGAAGAGGAAGCTGTTGAAAAGCTGATTGCATTGATCAAACAACACGGCGACTGGAAAGAAAAAGTATAA